From one Arvicanthis niloticus isolate mArvNil1 chromosome Y, mArvNil1.pat.X, whole genome shotgun sequence genomic stretch:
- the LOC143437248 gene encoding uncharacterized protein LOC143437248 codes for MDHIDYSSLISIDYRLSRLLTIIVSRLSTEPGAAAGNHGIDRSCHLWETPVAGCDVTVSATSPGSAAAAIPKPAVGGRRGASRDLASPPLTLGNRAAAALRRSGSSSPAVTSRTARRCRREPRGITGSISARIAAAAAAAAAGVLWRRRRAPERVPIAGCDVTETATGSAGDAGIPVRPQSGRGDVTRQRRERGVTDAGRRRPRLPETASSASRVRFRPAGSEVSATGSAPAGAREPEEAPRLRTEWPSPLFRRRCPALPGSGSASQRPLAAAPAVETERSGRQLRWTRWAGPSDDQDVELSAPSPALCLPGCCHASHHDDNGLSL; via the exons ATGGATCA CATCGATTATTcgtcattgattagtattgattaccgATTATCACGATTACTGACCATCATCGTCTCCCGAT TATCGACCGAGCCGGGGGCCGCCGCGGGGAATCATGGGATCGATCGCAGCTGCCACCTCTGGGAGACCCccgtcgccggctgtgacgtcacggtCAGCGCGACGTCTCCCGGGTCCGCAGCGGCGGCGATCCCG AAGCCCGCGGTCGGCGGGCGCCGCGGGGCATCACGGGATCTAGCGAGTCCGCCATTGACCTTGGGGAATCGCGCGGCCGCTGCCTTGCGCCGGAGCGGGTCCtcgtcgccggctgtgacgtcacggacTGCGCGACGATGTCGGCGGGAACCGAGGGGAATCACGGGATCGATCAGCGCAAGGATCGCCGCggccgcagccgccgccgccgccggggTTTTGTGGAGACGCCGCCGTGCGCCTGAGCGGGTCCCGatcgccggctgtgacgtcacggagACCGCGACGGGGTCGGCGGGAGACGCGGGGATCCCGGTACGGCCGCAGAGCGGGCGCGGTGACGTCACACGCCAGCGCCGGGAACGCGGGGTGACGGACGCTGGTCGCAGACGCCCCCGGTTACCGGAAACAGCGTCCAGTGCGAGCCGCGTCCGCTTCCGCCCCGCAGGGTCAGAGGTGAGCGCGACCGGAAGTGCTCCCGCGGGCGCGCGAGAACCGGAAGAGGCACCACGTCTCCGGACTGAATGGCCTTCGCCGCTTTTCCGGAGGCGCTGCCCCGCCCTCCCCGGAAGCGGAAGTGCGTCACAGAGGCCCTTGGCAGCCGCGCCGGCAGTGGAGACAGAGCGCAGCGGGCGGCAGCTCAGATGGACGCGGTGGGCGGGGCCTAGCGATG atcaagatgtagaactctcagctccttctccagcactatgtctgcctggatgctgccatgcttcccaccatgatgataatggactgagtctctga